A single region of the Sus scrofa isolate TJ Tabasco breed Duroc chromosome 17, Sscrofa11.1, whole genome shotgun sequence genome encodes:
- the GZF1 gene encoding LOW QUALITY PROTEIN: GDNF-inducible zinc finger protein 1 (The sequence of the model RefSeq protein was modified relative to this genomic sequence to represent the inferred CDS: inserted 1 base in 1 codon), translating to MESGAVLLESKSSPLNLLHEMHQLRLLGHLCDVTVSVEYQGVREEFMAHKAVLAATSKFFKEVFLNEKAXAGARTNVYLDEVQVADFASFLEFVYTAKVQVEEDRVQRMLEMAEKLKCLDLSETCFQLKKQMLESVLLELQNFSESQEVEEGGGSQVAAAAAAVDPNTRGAGVAGDRPLTSSLPGSSDPQAERISNGLLPALPPRKSREKPDKRKEVVKPPYPKIRRASGRLAGRKVFVEIPKKKYTRRLREQQGSAASDAGDCGAPQEPSPDAVGTEGEPRTKEEARDASAREAETALPEARPGEGEEDEGAAAEEGTLGTRRSDFPCTSCGKAFLYEKSFLKHIRHHHGVATEVVHRCDTCGQTFANRCNLRGHQRHVHSSERRFPCELCGKKFKRKKDVKRHVVQVHEGGGERHQCQQCGKGLSSKTALRLHERTHTGHRPYGCPECQAAFSQPSALKTHLRIHTGEKPFVCDECGARFTQNHMLIYHKRCHTGERPFMCETCGKSFASKEYLKHHNRIHTGSKPFKCEVCFRTFAQRNSLYQHIKVHTGERPYCCDQCGKQFTQLNALQRHHRIHTGEKPFMCNACGRTFTDKSTLRRHTSIHDKTTPWKSFLVIVDGSPKNDDGHKTEQPDEEYATAKLSDKLLSFTENGHFHNLATVQGSVPPVHEDRLADPACKSDGPVVSQDTLLATAISELSELTPQADPGPEQLHSLTSME from the exons ATGGAGAGTGGTGCAGTTCTGCTAGAATCCAAGTCCTCACCACTGAACCTTCTGCACGAGATGCACCAGCTCCGCCTGCTGGGTCATCTGTGCGACGTGACGGTCAGCGTGGAGTACCAGGGTGTCCGCGAGGAGTTCATGGCCCACAAGGCAGTGCTGGCGGCCACCAGCaagttttttaaggaagttttCCTTAACGAGAAGG CAGCTGGCGCCAGGACTAACGTCTACTTAGATGAAGTGCAGGTCGCCGATTTTGCTTCCTTTCTTGAGTTTGTCTATACTGCAAAGGTACAGGTGGAAGAAGATCGGGTGCAGCGAATGCTGGAGATGGCTGAGAAGCTGAAATGTTTGGACTTATCTGAAACCTGTTTTCAGTTAAAGAAACAGATGTTAGAGTCAGTACTTCTGGAGTTGCAGAATTTCTCCGAGTCTCAGGAGGTTGAGGAGGGTGGTGGCTCCcaggttgctgctgctgctgctgctgttgacCCCAACACTCGGGGGGCAGGTGTGGCTGGGGACCGACCTCTGACCAGCAGCCTCCCGGGCTCCTCAGATCCCCAGGCAGAGAGAATCAGCAACGGCTTATTGCCAGCTCTGCCCCCAAGGAAGTCCAGGGAGAAGCCAGACAAGAGAAAAGAGGTTGTGAAGCCCCCCTACCCTAAGATCAGAAGGGCTAGCGGGAGGCTGGCTGGGAGGAAGGTGTTCGTTGAAATTCCTAAAAAGAAGTACACACGCAGACTCCGGGAGCAGCAGGGCAGTGCAGCGAGCGATGCAGGGGACTGCGGGGCACCCCAAGAGCCCAGCCCGGACGCTGTGGGAACAGAGGGGGAGCCAAGGACAAAAGAGGAGGCCCGAGATGCCAGTGCCAGGGAGGCAGAAACTGCGCTGCCTGAAGCgaggccgggggagggggaggaggacgaGGGGGCTGCAGCGGAGGAAGGGACGCTGGGGACCAGGCGGAGTGACTTCCCATGCACCAGCTGCGGGAAGGCCTTTCTGTACGAGAAGAGCTTCCTGAAGCACATCAGGCACCACCATGGTGTGGCCACCGAGGTGGTTCACCGCTGCGACACCTGCGGCCAGACCTTTGCCAACCGCTGCAACCTGAGGGGCCACCAGCGCCACGTGCACAGCAGCGAGCGCCGCTTCCCGTGTGAGCTGTGCGGCAAGAAGTTCAAGAGGAAGAAGGACGTGAAGCGACACGTGGTGCAGGTACACGAGGGCGGCGGAGAGCGGCACCAGTGCCAGCAATGCGGCAAGGGCCTGAGCTCCAAGACGGCGCTGCGGTTGCACGAGCGCACGCACACCGGCCACAGGCCCTACGGCTGCCCCGAGTGCCAGGCCGCCTTCTCGCAGCCCTCGGCGCTCAAGACACACCTGAG AATTCACACAGGGGAGAAGCCTTTTGTCTGTGATGAATGTGGCGCAAGATTCACTCAGAACCACATGCTGATTTACCATAAAAGGTGTCACACAG GTGAACGGCCTTTCATGTGTGAAACATGTGGCAAGAGTTTCGCTTCTAAGGAGTATCTGAAGCATCACAACAGAATCCATACTGGATCCAAACCCTTTAAATGTGAAGTTTGTTTCAGGACTTTTGCTCAGCGGAATTCACTTTACCAGCATATCAAAGTCCACACAG GGGAGCGTCCCTACTGCTGCGACCAGTGCGGCAAGCAGTTCACACAGCTCAACGCGCTGCAGCGCCACCACCGGATCCACACGGGGGAGAAGCCCTTCATGTGCAACGCGTGCGGGCGGACGTTCACCGACAAGTCCACCCTCCGGAGACACACCTCG ATCCACGACAAGACCACCCCGTGGAAGTCCTTCCTCGTCATTGTGGATGGCTCACCCAAAAATGACGACGGGCACAAGACTGAACAGCCTGATGAAGAGTACGCAACAGCCAAACTCTCTGATAAACTGCTGTCTTTCACAGAAAATGGCCATTTTCACAACCTGGCCACAGTCCAGGGCAGTGTGCCCCCCGTGCATGAGGACAGGCTTGCAGACCCAGCCTGCAAGTCTGACGGCCCTGTGGTGTCCCAGGACACACTGCTGGCCACCGCCATCAGCGAGCTCAGCGAGCTGACACCCCAGGCCGACCCGGGGCCCGAGCAGCTCCACTCTCTGACCAGCATGGAGTAG